A region of Kribbella sp. NBC_01245 DNA encodes the following proteins:
- a CDS encoding MFS transporter, whose amino-acid sequence MKGVIPAPGPLRPLALATLISRVGNGLLMTISVLYFNRVVGLSIAQIGLGLTIAGLFGLLSAVPLGHLADRRGPRTLFVILSIVEAGLSLFYLLVDAFWQFLAVAIVLTIIDRGAGAVRAALIGAVTKDGAGRVAARAYLRAITNIGIMAGAGIGAMALHFDSAPVYRAMFAANAVLTIAAALIILAVPRVAPIPKSDDGPVWVALRDRGYLAVAALNAGMSIHYAVLDVAIPLWVVDHTDAPSWTIALLLVINTVVVSLFQVRSSRGISDPASAARASRIAGLLLMASMVLFASASSGGLKTAVALLAIGAFVQVLGELLQSSGSFLLGYDLAPDHAQGQYQGVWGTSMSISTMLAPTVLALLPLGLGVLGWWILGAWFALIGVLFVPVVRWAAARRPSAVPVTA is encoded by the coding sequence ATGAAGGGCGTGATCCCCGCGCCGGGACCGCTGCGCCCATTGGCACTCGCGACGTTGATCAGCCGGGTCGGCAACGGCCTGTTGATGACGATCAGCGTGCTCTACTTCAACCGGGTCGTCGGCCTCTCGATCGCCCAGATCGGTCTCGGCCTGACGATCGCGGGGTTGTTCGGCCTGCTGTCCGCCGTACCGCTCGGACATCTGGCCGACCGCCGCGGCCCGCGGACGCTGTTCGTCATCCTGAGCATCGTCGAGGCCGGGCTGTCGTTGTTCTACCTGCTGGTCGACGCGTTCTGGCAGTTCCTGGCCGTCGCGATCGTGCTGACCATCATCGATCGAGGCGCGGGTGCCGTCCGGGCGGCCCTGATCGGGGCGGTCACGAAGGACGGCGCCGGCCGGGTCGCCGCTCGCGCTTACCTGCGGGCGATCACCAATATCGGCATCATGGCCGGTGCGGGTATCGGCGCCATGGCCCTGCATTTCGACAGCGCGCCGGTCTATCGCGCGATGTTCGCCGCCAACGCCGTGCTCACGATCGCCGCGGCCTTGATCATCTTGGCCGTGCCGCGGGTCGCGCCGATCCCGAAGAGCGACGACGGACCCGTTTGGGTGGCGCTGCGCGATCGGGGTTATCTGGCCGTCGCAGCCTTGAACGCCGGAATGTCGATCCACTACGCCGTACTGGATGTCGCGATTCCGTTGTGGGTGGTCGACCATACGGATGCGCCGAGCTGGACGATTGCGCTGCTGCTGGTGATCAACACCGTGGTGGTCTCGCTGTTCCAGGTCCGTTCCAGCCGGGGGATCTCGGACCCGGCCTCGGCCGCGCGCGCCAGCCGGATCGCCGGGTTGTTGCTGATGGCATCGATGGTGTTGTTCGCCTCGGCCTCGAGCGGCGGCCTCAAGACAGCAGTAGCGCTACTGGCGATCGGCGCGTTCGTGCAAGTGCTCGGCGAGCTGCTGCAGTCGTCTGGGTCGTTCCTGCTCGGGTACGACTTGGCGCCGGATCACGCCCAGGGGCAGTACCAGGGCGTCTGGGGGACGAGCATGTCGATCAGTACGATGCTCGCCCCGACCGTGCTGGCCCTGCTGCCGCTCGGTCTGGGGGTGCTCGGCTGGTGGATCCTCGGTGCGTGGTTCGCGCTGATCGGCGTGCTCTTCGTGCCGGTGGTGCGCTGGGCCGCGGCGAGACGACCCAGCGCTGTACCGGTTACCGCATAA
- a CDS encoding NUDIX domain-containing protein, which yields MPAIPRPTVRVVLLDDADRLLLFRSDSPRRWYLPGGGLRPDETYETAAQRELFEETGLAEVEIGPEVWRGRPWVADWEGVSYQVHQRYHLARLPAFDISTSRFEAFERSQITGHKWWTLRELTLTPDLLRPANLPALITDLLHQGPPEIPTSVDG from the coding sequence ATGCCTGCGATCCCTCGACCGACCGTTCGGGTAGTGCTACTGGATGACGCGGACCGGCTGTTGCTGTTCCGCAGCGACTCGCCGCGGCGCTGGTATCTGCCCGGCGGCGGGCTCCGGCCGGACGAGACGTACGAGACGGCGGCACAGCGCGAGCTATTCGAGGAGACCGGTCTGGCCGAGGTCGAGATCGGCCCGGAGGTCTGGCGCGGCCGCCCGTGGGTCGCGGACTGGGAGGGCGTGAGTTACCAGGTCCACCAGCGATACCACCTGGCCCGGCTGCCGGCGTTCGACATCTCGACCAGCCGCTTCGAGGCCTTCGAACGCTCCCAGATCACCGGTCACAAGTGGTGGACCCTGCGCGAGCTCACCCTCACCCCGGACCTCCTCCGCCCCGCCAACCTCCCCGCCCTGATCACCGACCTCCTCCACCAAGGCCCGCCAGAAATCCCGACCTCCGTCGACGGCTGA
- a CDS encoding MOSC domain-containing protein has translation MRVTSVNVVEELIPGPKDSGLTAIDKRPQSGRVVVGELGLVGDRVCDTKHHGGPDQALYVYADEDRAWWAGELGREVPAGLFGENLNTDGLDVNGALIGERWRIGEGPEAVEVEVRSSRIPCITFQHRMGLDGWIKRFHQGRRPGAYLKVLKPGTIGAGDAVTVLSRPDHEVTVEVLFGDQDPAKMSGMLDAGIDLVDEIRAMAERVSART, from the coding sequence ATGCGAGTTACTTCGGTGAATGTGGTGGAGGAGCTGATCCCCGGGCCGAAGGACTCCGGGTTAACGGCGATCGACAAGCGGCCGCAGAGTGGGCGGGTAGTGGTCGGCGAGTTGGGGCTGGTGGGGGATCGGGTGTGCGATACGAAGCACCACGGTGGGCCGGATCAGGCGTTGTACGTCTATGCCGACGAGGATCGCGCCTGGTGGGCGGGGGAGCTCGGGCGGGAGGTTCCGGCCGGGTTGTTCGGGGAGAACCTCAATACCGACGGCCTCGATGTGAATGGCGCGCTGATCGGGGAGCGCTGGCGGATCGGCGAGGGGCCGGAGGCCGTCGAGGTGGAGGTGCGGTCGTCCCGCATCCCGTGCATCACCTTCCAGCACCGGATGGGGTTGGACGGTTGGATCAAGCGGTTCCACCAGGGACGCCGTCCGGGCGCGTATCTCAAGGTGCTCAAGCCCGGCACGATCGGCGCGGGTGATGCCGTCACCGTGCTGAGCCGGCCCGACCACGAGGTCACCGTCGAGGTGCTCTTCGGCGACCAGGATCCGGCCAAGATGAGCGGCATGCTCGACGCCGGGATCGACCTGGTCGACGAGATCCGCGCCATGGCCGAACGCGTCAGCGCCCGCACCTGA
- a CDS encoding GNAT family N-acetyltransferase — protein sequence MIPSGRELAEYTLARQHPVTRTWLDDAARLENLSAMHEGTEVELAADPGIAAARIAKMAPGTPVRSMLNHWVQVRADQCAMFSMRFEGMDPSKPFVDASTLSRALEVGDLAGLAAAAVEHYAVHKPSYLRLWSSQPVGAIAGTEPDRRFLAAPIEVLRVGEVPAGLALTPATDLRHYEDAQAAYDAVDRAHPRHVEQASISSRDELQESADEGLLFNVEVDGVWAGYSAALDGGEDTLGLSAYVVRDVILAPGFRGRGLGASVSTLLARALPDQSRVLIGTIHANNKGALHAATQSGRQDVGGWLTYPL from the coding sequence ATGATCCCCAGTGGGCGTGAGTTGGCGGAGTACACGTTGGCGCGGCAGCATCCGGTGACGCGGACGTGGCTGGATGATGCCGCGCGGCTTGAGAACCTGAGCGCGATGCATGAGGGCACCGAGGTCGAGCTGGCCGCGGATCCGGGGATCGCGGCGGCGCGGATCGCGAAGATGGCGCCGGGGACTCCGGTACGGAGCATGCTGAACCACTGGGTGCAGGTGCGAGCTGATCAGTGCGCGATGTTCAGCATGCGGTTCGAGGGGATGGATCCGAGTAAGCCGTTTGTGGATGCTTCTACGTTGAGTCGTGCGTTAGAGGTCGGGGATCTGGCTGGGTTGGCGGCTGCTGCTGTGGAGCACTATGCGGTTCATAAGCCGTCGTACCTTCGCTTGTGGAGTTCGCAGCCTGTGGGGGCTATTGCGGGTACTGAGCCGGATAGGCGGTTCCTGGCTGCACCGATTGAGGTGTTGCGGGTGGGGGAGGTGCCGGCGGGGTTGGCGCTTACGCCGGCTACGGATCTGAGGCATTACGAGGATGCTCAGGCGGCGTACGACGCTGTGGACCGGGCGCATCCTCGGCATGTGGAGCAGGCGTCGATTTCCAGTCGCGATGAGCTCCAGGAGAGCGCGGACGAGGGCCTGCTGTTCAACGTGGAGGTCGACGGGGTGTGGGCCGGCTATTCGGCGGCTTTGGATGGCGGCGAGGACACGTTGGGGTTATCGGCGTACGTCGTCCGGGATGTCATCCTCGCGCCAGGTTTCCGCGGCCGCGGCCTGGGCGCGTCCGTCAGCACCCTCTTGGCGCGGGCTCTCCCGGACCAATCCCGCGTCCTAATCGGCACCATCCACGCCAACAACAAAGGCGCCCTCCACGCCGCCACCCAATCCGGCCGCCAAGACGTCGGCGGCTGGCTGACTTATCCGCTCTGA
- a CDS encoding glycosyl hydrolase 2 galactose-binding domain-containing protein — MRPFRALTALALVILVGAAVPSTSAAQPTAVTVIAGSATPINGFLLQTSAQISDDAAVTKPGFPTGGWMPIGPRSTVFAGLLQNGRYPDPFFSTNMKNVDRTQFNVPWWYRAELQLESTTERTYLDFSGVLSRADVWVNGTLVATKAQVAGAYTRHDLDITAHVRTGSNLVAFKVYPNDPNRDLTMGWIDWAQTPPDQNMGLVRDIVVRRSGPVALRGARVLTNLAMPSLNHADLTVKADVRNDSANAVQTVVAGTVAGVPITQTVSLAAREKKTITFGAVGLDNPNVWWPAGMGGQHLYELSLTASVAGTTSDSARTNFGVRDVKAPLNSSGGRAYSVNGRPLLVRGGGWSPDLFLRWDAKYAEDKLKYVLDLGLNTVRLEGHIEPDDFFDMADRLGVLTMPGWECCDKWEGHVNGSESGDTWVAEDYVIAKASMVGEAARLRNHPSVISFHIGSDFPPDATIERNYLDALRAEDWPTPVIPVASNKSSPQLGSSGMKMNGPYDWVPPGYWYDKAHTSGGAYSFNSETSAGPDIPTMDTLQRMMTAAELDVLWKNPNASQYHRSSSSTFGNLRIFGNALSGRYGAPTSLDDYVRKAQLAQYENVRAEFESHARNFTDSSNPSTGLIYWMLNSPWTSLHWQLFDAYLDQNGAYYGAKKANEPLHIQYSNDTKSVVVINQNHATANGLTATAKVYNTDGTQKFSQTQAVSVPGDGGKTTALTLPAITGLTTTYLVKLTLTDSTGQEVSRNVYWLSTQPDTIDWNKSQWYYTPTKTYADLSGLKNLPAATISTQASTTNAADGTTTTTVTLQNTSTGTAPAFYVDAHIVGTGGKPVLPIDWTDNAVSLWPGESTTIKATYRTSDLAGASPSVRVSGWNTGTQTVPGNGGGGPGPSPVVYEAEDGVISQGAVESNHAGFTGRGFVNLDNVTGSALEWTVNATTAGPADVVLRYANGTMVSRPMDVLVNGVSAAQAVAFGGTGAWSSWQTKAVRLNLVAGSNKIKVVATTANGGPNLDSLTR; from the coding sequence ATGAGACCATTTCGTGCGTTGACCGCACTCGCCCTCGTCATTCTCGTCGGCGCGGCTGTGCCGTCGACGTCTGCCGCCCAGCCCACCGCCGTCACCGTGATCGCCGGGTCCGCGACCCCGATCAACGGATTCCTGTTGCAGACCTCCGCCCAGATCAGCGACGACGCCGCCGTGACCAAACCAGGCTTCCCGACCGGCGGCTGGATGCCGATCGGGCCGCGCTCGACCGTGTTCGCCGGCCTGCTGCAGAACGGCCGCTACCCCGACCCGTTCTTCTCGACCAACATGAAGAACGTCGACCGCACCCAGTTCAACGTGCCCTGGTGGTACCGCGCCGAGCTCCAACTCGAGAGCACCACCGAGCGCACCTACCTCGACTTCAGCGGCGTCCTCTCCCGGGCCGACGTCTGGGTCAACGGCACGCTCGTCGCGACCAAGGCCCAGGTCGCCGGCGCGTACACCCGGCACGATCTCGACATCACCGCCCACGTCCGCACCGGCAGCAACCTGGTCGCGTTCAAGGTCTACCCGAACGACCCGAACCGGGACCTGACGATGGGCTGGATCGACTGGGCGCAAACCCCGCCCGACCAGAACATGGGCCTGGTCCGCGACATCGTCGTACGACGTAGTGGCCCGGTCGCCCTCCGAGGTGCGCGCGTGCTCACCAATCTGGCGATGCCCAGCCTCAACCACGCCGACCTCACGGTGAAGGCCGATGTCCGCAACGACTCGGCCAACGCCGTACAGACCGTCGTCGCCGGAACCGTCGCGGGTGTGCCGATCACGCAGACCGTCTCGCTCGCCGCGCGCGAGAAGAAGACGATCACGTTCGGCGCGGTCGGACTCGACAATCCGAACGTCTGGTGGCCCGCTGGGATGGGAGGCCAGCACCTTTACGAGCTGAGTCTGACCGCGAGTGTCGCCGGTACGACGTCCGACTCGGCGCGGACCAACTTCGGCGTACGGGACGTGAAGGCCCCGCTCAACAGCAGTGGCGGCCGTGCGTACAGCGTCAATGGCAGGCCGCTGCTCGTCCGCGGCGGCGGTTGGTCGCCCGACCTGTTCCTGCGATGGGACGCAAAGTATGCCGAGGACAAGCTCAAGTACGTACTGGATCTCGGGCTGAACACCGTCCGGCTCGAAGGTCACATCGAACCCGACGACTTCTTCGACATGGCGGACCGGCTGGGCGTGCTGACGATGCCGGGCTGGGAGTGCTGCGACAAGTGGGAGGGCCACGTCAACGGCAGCGAGTCCGGTGACACGTGGGTCGCCGAGGACTACGTGATCGCGAAGGCCTCGATGGTCGGCGAAGCGGCCCGGCTGCGGAACCACCCGAGCGTCATCTCGTTCCACATCGGCAGCGACTTCCCGCCGGACGCGACGATCGAGCGGAACTACCTGGACGCGCTGCGCGCCGAGGACTGGCCGACGCCGGTCATCCCGGTCGCGTCGAACAAGTCGTCCCCGCAGCTCGGTAGTTCCGGGATGAAGATGAACGGGCCGTACGACTGGGTCCCGCCGGGCTACTGGTACGACAAGGCGCACACGAGTGGAGGCGCCTACAGCTTCAACTCCGAGACAAGCGCCGGCCCGGACATCCCGACCATGGACACGTTGCAACGGATGATGACGGCCGCCGAGCTCGACGTACTTTGGAAGAACCCGAATGCCAGCCAGTACCACCGATCGTCCTCGTCGACGTTCGGCAACCTGCGGATCTTCGGGAACGCCCTCAGCGGCCGGTACGGCGCTCCGACCAGCCTGGACGACTACGTCCGCAAGGCGCAGCTCGCGCAGTACGAGAACGTGCGGGCGGAGTTCGAGTCGCACGCGCGCAACTTCACCGACAGCTCGAACCCGTCGACCGGGTTGATCTACTGGATGCTCAACAGCCCGTGGACGTCCTTGCACTGGCAGCTCTTCGACGCCTACCTAGACCAGAACGGCGCGTACTACGGCGCGAAGAAGGCGAACGAGCCGCTGCACATCCAGTACTCGAACGACACCAAGTCGGTCGTAGTCATCAACCAGAACCACGCCACGGCGAACGGCCTCACCGCCACGGCAAAGGTCTACAACACCGACGGCACGCAGAAGTTCTCCCAGACGCAAGCGGTCTCCGTACCTGGCGACGGCGGCAAGACCACGGCACTGACGCTCCCGGCCATCACCGGGCTCACCACGACGTACTTGGTGAAGCTCACCCTCACGGACTCCACCGGCCAAGAGGTCAGCCGCAACGTCTACTGGCTGTCTACGCAGCCCGACACCATCGACTGGAACAAGTCGCAGTGGTACTACACCCCCACTAAGACCTATGCCGACCTGTCGGGGCTAAAGAACCTACCCGCGGCAACGATCAGCACCCAGGCCAGTACGACGAACGCGGCCGACGGTACGACCACGACCACTGTCACTTTGCAGAACACGTCTACCGGTACGGCGCCCGCCTTCTACGTCGACGCGCACATCGTCGGAACTGGCGGGAAACCCGTGTTGCCCATCGACTGGACCGACAACGCAGTGAGCCTTTGGCCGGGTGAATCCACCACGATCAAGGCGACGTACCGTACGTCGGACCTTGCCGGCGCCTCCCCCTCGGTACGCGTCTCCGGCTGGAACACCGGCACCCAAACCGTCCCGGGCAACGGCGGCGGCGGGCCCGGCCCGTCCCCGGTCGTGTACGAGGCAGAGGACGGCGTGATCAGCCAAGGCGCGGTCGAATCGAACCACGCGGGCTTCACCGGGCGCGGCTTCGTCAACCTCGACAACGTCACCGGCAGCGCGCTCGAATGGACGGTCAACGCCACCACGGCAGGCCCGGCGGACGTCGTACTCCGCTATGCCAACGGCACCATGGTGAGCCGGCCGATGGACGTTCTGGTCAACGGGGTCAGCGCAGCACAGGCGGTCGCCTTCGGTGGCACCGGCGCCTGGTCTAGCTGGCAGACCAAGGCGGTCCGGCTCAACCTGGTTGCCGGTAGCAACAAGATCAAGGTGGTCGCGACCACGGCGAACGGCGGGCCGAACCTGGACAGCCTTACGCGGTGA